ATACTTAAGGAAATGCACTAAATTATTACCAAGTTATCTccaaggtaaatatatacacatgatctttaaatctttaaatatttttcgtGTGTGCTACTTTTGTAATCGGGAAAAATTATACTCTTAAATAcgcacagagaagttcaagattcaagatggcggcatgagaggtgagacagagaactcctcccaaaaccacaaagagcatgaaaatgtagttaattcattcaactaaccctaaaacagcaacaggaaagaaggctgcaccagactgcaggccgacctcacgaacagagcggACCTCACCCAACAGGGAAACTAACGAAGGCCTTTATCCAGCGGACTGAGCCCTTCCACCCGCCCCAGCtcaccagggggaggaagagaaactgggcAGGGGAGTggatggaggcctgggactgccgaACACCTGGCCCGGGACTCTGCTTTGCCagcagaaacctaccttgtgtgggtctctggaggatgggcagcttggacaggcggagtgcttgagagaatGAAATTCCGGCCATTTATGGAGGTTGGGATCCACACCCTGCCGCTCtgggtcacgggaaaggcaggcggtcAGAGAGGCTTCCATGCAGTgacagggctgctgaaggggcggggtttgtgtgggggaggggcaggctgcAGGACCTTTTCTGcatgggggaggagagagctggaTGAGCTTGTCTGGGTGCGCTctggccagcaggttgggaactttggggagcttcaggcgctcc
This genomic interval from Manis javanica isolate MJ-LG chromosome 1, MJ_LKY, whole genome shotgun sequence contains the following:
- the LOC108397961 gene encoding uncharacterized protein isoform X1; translation: MERLKLPKVPNLLARAHPDKLIQLSPPPCRKGPAACPSPTQTPPLQQPCHCMEASLTACLSRDPERQGVDPNLHKWPEFHSLKHSACPSCPSSRDPHKQVRRKPGLFSSPLAARKPIRLPASPVTQSGRVWIPSSINSRNVKSLKYSACLSYPSSRDPHKRIKA